From a single Pseudoalteromonas nigrifaciens genomic region:
- a CDS encoding two-component system response regulator — MVNQLKLLILNASSAERGTIRATLEKLNVFEFIEVSDSQQALKILKKQAVNIIITGLDVGKIDGWRFSRMIRSGLLNTPKNTPILLIPPIYCERIAETTARSYGIDAVLPFERQDMLPQVLASVLANHLEKSSRLNLLLLEPTNTKANEISKPLLLNFSITHVTSSQAALNAYNQQQFAIVLLDATAARAEESSVLVSEILQHNPMQAIVTIIDSDDADYAEQLLLSGVTDFIRAPYDPPFLNKVCDHAARREDFMVSYAEFANKVEQLSISEVRYRDLFSAHQRILLHLNTVVLELDQQGLIRFINPAWEALSGFGVKSTLQQQLTNFCIAECQVKLQATIDDILCGGEYKQQVEIRLQHKNGSQIWVECRLQLIQNSHNNATITATIDNIHERKQAELQLRHLALHDTLTGLHNRYYFDQQLNRICQPQHTHSDIEHALIYIDLDHFKIINDSKGHQQGDIVLKEVAQLFITNISTEHLVCRVGGDEFAVILKHTNLLDAHLIAEGICNAIEQNQFKSEEQIYSISCSIGLTQITKKNCDPSECLKQADIALYIAKNLGRNLVHCYAKQDAHNNTLQTGLEWGHGIRQALQQDSIELHYQPIWDFRRNEVAYFEVLLRLKINDELVFPNQFIPSLEMLNDTFLMDQCVIRNTIANVALYPELNQVAINLSAQSFLDERLVPLIESNLAKYQVLPTQIIFEITESASINNLAATRKMIEKLNILGCHFSIDDFGTGFSTFNYLKQLPAQHVKIDGSFVCDMLNDPIDLALVKAINDISHSLDKRSVAEYVETEEVFFALKEIGVDYGQGYFIARPMPIKGVKSELEKILKNKTFYQQLPSKK; from the coding sequence GTGGTAAATCAGCTTAAATTGCTAATATTAAACGCCAGCAGTGCTGAGCGTGGCACTATTCGAGCCACTTTAGAGAAATTAAATGTTTTTGAATTTATAGAAGTATCTGATAGCCAACAAGCTTTAAAAATATTAAAAAAACAAGCCGTTAATATAATTATTACTGGCCTTGATGTAGGTAAAATTGATGGCTGGCGCTTCTCAAGAATGATCCGCTCGGGCTTATTAAATACCCCTAAAAATACCCCAATCTTACTTATTCCCCCTATTTATTGTGAACGAATAGCTGAAACTACTGCCCGCAGCTACGGTATTGATGCAGTATTACCTTTTGAGCGCCAAGACATGCTGCCGCAAGTGCTGGCAAGTGTGCTCGCTAACCATTTAGAAAAAAGCAGTCGTTTAAACCTCTTACTGTTAGAGCCGACTAACACTAAAGCCAATGAAATCAGCAAGCCGTTACTGCTCAATTTTTCGATCACCCATGTTACCTCGAGCCAAGCCGCGCTTAATGCTTATAACCAGCAACAATTTGCAATTGTTTTACTTGATGCAACCGCTGCAAGAGCAGAAGAGTCGAGCGTGCTAGTATCTGAAATTTTACAACATAATCCTATGCAAGCAATTGTAACTATTATAGATAGTGATGATGCAGATTATGCGGAGCAGCTTTTACTTTCGGGCGTAACCGACTTTATACGTGCCCCATACGATCCGCCATTTTTAAATAAAGTATGCGACCATGCAGCGCGTCGCGAAGACTTTATGGTGAGCTACGCTGAATTTGCTAACAAAGTAGAGCAACTGAGCATAAGCGAAGTGCGATACCGAGATTTATTTTCTGCGCATCAACGTATTTTATTGCATTTAAATACTGTCGTTCTAGAACTTGATCAGCAAGGGCTTATTCGCTTTATCAACCCAGCGTGGGAAGCATTGAGTGGCTTTGGTGTTAAATCGACACTACAACAGCAATTAACTAATTTTTGTATTGCTGAATGCCAAGTAAAACTACAAGCAACAATAGACGACATTCTTTGTGGTGGTGAGTACAAACAACAAGTTGAAATAAGGCTACAACATAAAAATGGCAGCCAAATTTGGGTTGAATGTCGGCTGCAGCTCATACAAAACAGCCATAATAACGCCACTATTACCGCCACAATCGACAATATTCATGAACGAAAACAAGCGGAACTGCAGCTGCGCCATTTAGCACTTCACGATACGCTTACTGGCCTGCATAATCGCTATTACTTTGACCAACAGCTGAATCGTATTTGCCAACCTCAGCACACGCATTCTGATATTGAACACGCGCTTATTTATATCGATTTAGATCACTTTAAAATAATTAACGACAGTAAAGGCCATCAACAAGGCGATATTGTTTTAAAAGAAGTAGCGCAATTATTTATAACAAACATAAGTACCGAGCATTTAGTGTGTAGAGTTGGCGGCGACGAATTTGCAGTGATCCTCAAACATACTAACTTGCTTGACGCGCATTTAATTGCCGAAGGTATATGTAACGCGATTGAACAAAATCAATTTAAATCTGAGGAGCAAATATACTCAATCAGTTGCTCAATTGGTTTAACTCAAATTACCAAAAAGAATTGCGACCCAAGCGAATGTTTAAAACAAGCTGATATTGCCCTGTATATCGCTAAAAATTTAGGTCGTAATTTAGTACATTGCTATGCAAAACAAGATGCCCATAACAATACGCTACAAACGGGTTTAGAGTGGGGTCATGGTATTCGCCAAGCGCTACAACAAGACAGCATTGAACTGCATTACCAACCAATTTGGGATTTTAGGCGCAATGAAGTTGCTTACTTTGAGGTGCTGCTGCGCTTAAAAATAAATGATGAACTAGTTTTTCCTAATCAATTTATTCCTTCATTAGAAATGCTAAACGATACTTTTTTAATGGATCAATGCGTTATTCGTAACACAATTGCTAATGTTGCCCTCTACCCAGAACTTAACCAAGTAGCTATAAATCTCTCTGCGCAGTCATTTTTAGATGAGCGTTTAGTGCCATTAATAGAGTCAAATTTAGCAAAGTATCAGGTTTTACCAACACAAATAATTTTTGAAATTACCGAATCTGCCAGCATTAACAACTTAGCAGCTACGCGTAAAATGATTGAAAAACTCAATATTTTAGGCTGCCACTTTTCCATTGACGATTTTGGCACCGGCTTCAGTACTTTTAACTACTTGAAACAACTGCCAGCACAGCATGTAAAAATTGATGGCTCGTTTGTTTGCGATATGCTCAACGACCCTATTGATTTAGCACTAGTAAAGGCCATTAACGACATTAGTCATTCACTCGATAAGCGCTCTGTGGCTGAGTATGTAGAAACCGAAGAAGTATTTTTTGCATTAAAAGAAATTGGCGTTGACTACGGCCAAGGCTATTTTATAGCTCGCCCTATGCCTATTAAAGGTGTTAAAAGTGAACTTGAAAAGATTTTAAAAAATAAAACGTTTTACCAACAACTACCTAGCAAAAAATAA
- the queA gene encoding tRNA preQ1(34) S-adenosylmethionine ribosyltransferase-isomerase QueA: protein MRVADFSFDLPDELIARFPKQDRTSSRLLSLDGPSGVVEHKVFSDLLELVNENDLLVFNNTRVIPARMFGQKASGGKVEVLVERVLDEHRVLAHVRASKSLKPGNEVILEGKAKATMVARHDTLFELEFEHSQNVLDILNDIGHMPLPPYIDRPDNEADRERYQTVYGEKPGAVAAPTAGLHFDDKLMTALKNKGVQMAFVTLHVGAGTFQPVRVATVDEHIMHSEYIEVPDDVVAAVANTKANGGRVIAIGTTSVRSLESAAKVHGGKLDTYFGDTDIFIYPGYQFNVVDAMITNFHLPESTLIMLVSAFAGQNNIMGAYNTAIEQQYRFFSYGDAMFLTRK, encoded by the coding sequence ATGCGCGTGGCTGATTTTAGCTTTGACCTTCCCGACGAATTAATTGCTCGTTTTCCTAAGCAAGACAGAACAAGTAGCCGCTTATTGAGCCTAGATGGCCCAAGTGGTGTAGTTGAGCACAAAGTATTTAGTGATTTGCTTGAATTAGTTAACGAAAATGACTTGTTGGTGTTTAATAACACGCGAGTAATACCTGCCCGTATGTTTGGTCAAAAAGCGTCAGGCGGAAAAGTTGAAGTATTAGTAGAGCGTGTGCTTGATGAGCATAGAGTGCTGGCACATGTGCGCGCGAGTAAATCGCTAAAGCCAGGCAACGAAGTAATTCTTGAAGGCAAGGCAAAAGCAACCATGGTTGCGCGTCACGATACCTTATTTGAGCTGGAGTTTGAGCATAGCCAAAACGTACTCGATATATTAAATGATATTGGCCATATGCCATTACCGCCGTATATAGATCGCCCTGATAACGAAGCCGATCGTGAGCGTTATCAAACCGTGTACGGCGAAAAGCCTGGAGCGGTTGCGGCTCCTACCGCCGGTTTGCATTTTGACGATAAGTTAATGACCGCGCTAAAAAATAAAGGCGTACAAATGGCTTTTGTTACACTGCATGTGGGAGCGGGGACGTTTCAACCGGTGCGTGTTGCCACGGTAGATGAGCACATTATGCACTCAGAATACATAGAAGTGCCAGATGATGTGGTTGCTGCTGTAGCAAACACTAAAGCCAATGGTGGGCGTGTTATTGCCATAGGTACAACGTCTGTACGCTCTCTAGAATCGGCAGCAAAAGTACACGGTGGTAAGTTAGATACTTACTTTGGTGATACCGATATATTTATTTATCCGGGTTATCAATTTAATGTGGTTGATGCCATGATCACGAACTTTCACTTACCAGAGTCAACGCTTATTATGCTGGTAAGTGCCTTTGCCGGACAAAACAATATTATGGGCGCATATAACACCGCCATAGAGCAGCAGTATCGTTTTTTTAGTTATGGCGATGCGATGTTTTTAACCCGTAAATAA
- the tgt gene encoding tRNA guanosine(34) transglycosylase Tgt produces MKFELDTTDGKARRGRLIFDRGVIETPAFMPVGTYGTVKGMTPDEVKATGAQVCLGNTFHLMLRPGTEIIKQHGGLHKFMNWDFPILTDSGGFQVFSLGAMRKITEEGVLFSSPVNGEKIMMTPESSMQVQRDLGSDIVMIFDECTPYPATEKEAKDSMELSLRWAKRSKEGHGDNPSALFGIIQGGMYPELRAQSQAGLEEIGFDGYALGGLSVGEPKNEMINILDHCAYKMPADKPRYLMGVGKPEDLVESVRRGIDMFDCVMPTRNARNGHLFITTGVVKIRNAVHKTDTGPLDPECDCHTCGNYSRAYLHHLDKCNEILGARLNTIHNLRYYQRVMEGLRNAISAGKLDEFVQNFYARRGQDVPELADITN; encoded by the coding sequence ATGAAATTTGAATTAGACACTACAGACGGTAAAGCGCGCCGCGGCCGCTTGATTTTTGACCGTGGTGTAATAGAAACTCCAGCATTTATGCCTGTAGGTACTTACGGTACTGTTAAAGGCATGACACCGGATGAAGTAAAAGCAACAGGCGCGCAAGTTTGTTTAGGTAATACGTTTCACCTAATGCTGCGCCCAGGCACTGAAATCATTAAGCAACACGGTGGTTTACATAAGTTTATGAATTGGGATTTCCCGATTCTAACTGACTCAGGTGGCTTCCAGGTGTTCAGCCTAGGTGCTATGCGTAAAATTACCGAAGAAGGCGTATTATTTAGCTCCCCAGTAAATGGCGAGAAAATTATGATGACGCCAGAATCATCAATGCAAGTACAGCGCGACTTGGGTTCAGATATCGTGATGATTTTTGACGAATGTACACCATACCCTGCTACCGAAAAAGAAGCTAAAGATTCAATGGAATTGTCACTTCGCTGGGCTAAACGCTCAAAAGAAGGCCATGGCGACAACCCATCTGCACTGTTTGGTATTATTCAAGGTGGTATGTACCCAGAGTTACGTGCACAATCGCAAGCCGGACTTGAAGAAATAGGCTTTGATGGCTATGCATTAGGTGGTTTATCGGTAGGTGAGCCGAAAAACGAAATGATCAATATTCTTGATCATTGCGCGTACAAAATGCCAGCAGACAAACCACGTTATTTAATGGGTGTAGGTAAGCCAGAAGACTTAGTTGAGTCGGTACGCCGTGGTATTGATATGTTTGACTGTGTTATGCCAACCCGTAACGCTCGTAATGGTCATTTATTTATAACCACAGGTGTGGTTAAAATACGTAACGCAGTACATAAAACAGATACTGGCCCGCTTGACCCTGAGTGTGATTGCCATACCTGTGGAAACTACTCACGTGCCTATTTACATCACCTTGATAAATGTAACGAAATTTTAGGCGCACGATTAAATACTATTCATAACTTACGTTATTATCAACGTGTTATGGAAGGCTTACGTAACGCAATTAGCGCAGGTAAGTTAGATGAGTTCGTTCAGAATTTTTATGCTCGCCGTGGCCAAGACGTGCCAGAGCTTGCAGATATAACAAATTAA
- the yajC gene encoding preprotein translocase subunit YajC — protein MSLFISNAHASTGSASAGGGMEMLIMLAIFGLVFYFLIYRPQAKRVKEHKSLMSAMAKGDEVLTQGGLVGKIVKIADDKDFVVISLNEQAEVTVQKSAVTAVLPKGTMKSL, from the coding sequence ATGAGTTTATTTATTTCGAATGCCCACGCAAGTACTGGTTCTGCATCTGCCGGTGGCGGAATGGAAATGCTAATAATGTTAGCTATTTTCGGTTTGGTTTTTTACTTTTTGATTTATCGCCCGCAAGCTAAGCGTGTTAAAGAGCATAAAAGCTTAATGAGCGCGATGGCTAAAGGTGATGAAGTACTTACCCAAGGCGGTTTAGTGGGTAAAATAGTAAAAATTGCAGATGATAAAGATTTTGTTGTTATCTCATTAAACGAGCAAGCAGAAGTAACAGTACAAAAATCAGCCGTAACTGCGGTATTGCCAAAAGGCACAATGAAGTCGCTATAA
- the secD gene encoding protein translocase subunit SecD — translation MLNKFPLWKYLLVLAVVAVGLLYASPNLYGRDPAIQVSGAKGADVDLSVIDKVNATLKKHNVSVKSTKLEDGQILVRFRNVEEQLKAQDLLRNSLSDDYISAINMAPAQPAWLKAVGGNPMKLGLDLSGGVHFTMEIDMATAVDNQLEQMEEDFRSDLREEKLRYRSVRRVAGSDRMRVEMRSEEDKDAAERFLKTQYPLNVYIDDSSNDNAFYATMSEQKLKEIRDYAIKQNETIIRNRINQIGVAEPNVQRQGAERIIVQLPGIQDTARAKEILGATATLEFREVEENADISAAAQGRIPPGTEMIMSRDGYPVVLKKRIILEGSHITGAQSGSDEYQRPQVSITLDSKGGAKMNAFTKRAIGKRMATVFIEYKPSGKKDADGKALPPIKVEEVINVATIQARLDRSFRITGIDNPAEAHNLSLLLRAGALVAPIQIVEERTVGPSLGQENIEAGMTAVALGFAFVLAFMLIYYKGFGMVANLALAANLVLIIGVMSLIPGATLTLPGIAGIVLTVGMAVDANVLIFERIREELADGRSPQQAVHFGYDSAFSTIFDANITTLIAAVILFAVGTGPIAGFAVTLAIGILTSMFTAIVGTRAIINLFIGGKRVDKLSI, via the coding sequence GTGTTAAACAAGTTTCCACTTTGGAAGTATTTACTTGTTTTAGCTGTGGTAGCCGTTGGCCTTTTATACGCCTCTCCAAACTTGTATGGTCGCGATCCGGCTATACAAGTTTCTGGCGCTAAAGGTGCTGATGTTGATCTCAGTGTAATAGACAAAGTAAACGCAACCCTCAAAAAACATAACGTTAGTGTTAAATCAACGAAACTCGAAGATGGGCAAATACTCGTTCGCTTTAGAAACGTTGAAGAGCAGCTAAAAGCGCAAGATTTATTGCGTAACTCTCTTAGCGATGATTACATTTCTGCTATAAACATGGCTCCAGCGCAACCAGCTTGGTTAAAAGCGGTTGGCGGCAACCCAATGAAGCTAGGCCTAGACTTAAGTGGTGGTGTGCATTTCACCATGGAAATTGACATGGCGACAGCCGTTGATAACCAGCTTGAGCAAATGGAAGAAGACTTTCGTAGCGACCTACGTGAAGAAAAACTTCGTTATCGCAGTGTTCGCCGTGTAGCGGGCTCTGATCGTATGCGTGTAGAAATGCGCAGCGAAGAAGATAAAGACGCTGCAGAGCGCTTCTTAAAGACGCAGTATCCATTAAATGTATACATAGATGATAGCAGTAACGATAACGCATTTTATGCGACTATGAGTGAGCAAAAACTCAAAGAAATTCGTGATTACGCTATCAAGCAAAACGAAACGATTATTCGTAACCGTATTAACCAAATTGGTGTTGCTGAGCCAAACGTACAGCGCCAAGGTGCTGAGCGAATTATTGTGCAACTACCCGGCATTCAAGATACTGCTCGTGCTAAAGAGATTTTAGGCGCAACGGCCACACTTGAGTTTCGCGAAGTAGAAGAAAACGCCGATATTAGCGCTGCTGCTCAAGGTCGTATCCCACCGGGTACTGAAATGATCATGAGCCGTGACGGTTACCCTGTGGTACTTAAAAAACGTATTATTCTTGAAGGTAGCCATATTACTGGCGCGCAATCAGGTAGCGATGAATACCAACGCCCGCAAGTAAGTATTACGCTAGATAGCAAAGGTGGGGCAAAAATGAATGCCTTTACCAAGCGAGCTATTGGTAAGCGCATGGCCACGGTATTTATTGAATACAAACCATCAGGTAAAAAAGATGCCGACGGTAAAGCGCTTCCGCCTATTAAGGTTGAAGAAGTTATTAACGTAGCAACTATTCAAGCACGCCTTGATCGCTCGTTCCGTATTACCGGTATTGATAACCCAGCAGAAGCACATAACTTAAGCTTATTACTACGTGCTGGTGCACTTGTAGCGCCAATTCAAATAGTTGAAGAGCGCACCGTAGGGCCAAGCTTAGGGCAAGAAAACATTGAAGCAGGTATGACCGCGGTAGCACTTGGTTTTGCATTCGTACTTGCATTTATGCTTATTTACTACAAAGGCTTTGGCATGGTTGCTAACCTTGCGCTTGCTGCTAACTTAGTACTTATTATTGGTGTTATGTCGTTAATTCCAGGCGCAACGCTTACTCTGCCAGGTATTGCCGGTATTGTACTAACCGTAGGTATGGCGGTTGATGCCAACGTACTTATTTTTGAACGTATTCGTGAAGAGCTGGCCGATGGCCGTAGCCCTCAACAAGCCGTTCATTTTGGTTATGACAGTGCATTTAGCACTATTTTTGATGCTAATATCACCACCTTAATTGCTGCCGTTATTTTGTTTGCTGTTGGCACTGGCCCAATTGCAGGCTTTGCGGTTACGTTAGCAATTGGTATTTTAACGTCAATGTTTACAGCTATTGTTGGTACGCGCGCGATTATCAACTTATTTATCGGCGGTAAACGTGTTGATAAACTTTCAATTTAA
- the secF gene encoding protein translocase subunit SecF, translating to MQILKLGSKTLRFMSLRKVAMGFSTLLILASFIAIFTKGLNFGLDFTGGTAVEVGFSQPADLKKVRDVLAENGFADASVQLFGSSQEILVRLAPRGDDVKAEVIGNQVIAALKLADESVVMRRIEFVGPSVGEDLKEQGGLAMLTALICILIYVAFRFEWRFAVGAVSGLIHDVIITVGLFSVLGLEFDLTILAAILAVIGYSLNDTIVVSDRIRENFRKVRIDDTIEIIDMSLTQTLNRTLVTSITTILVLIALFIWGGQTIHGFATALLFGVFIGTYSSIYVASSVAIALGVSKEDLIPEVIEKEGADLDAMP from the coding sequence ATGCAAATTTTAAAATTGGGTAGCAAAACCCTACGTTTCATGTCTCTTCGTAAAGTGGCAATGGGTTTTTCAACGTTATTAATTTTAGCGTCATTTATAGCGATTTTTACTAAAGGCTTAAACTTTGGTTTAGACTTTACCGGTGGTACTGCCGTTGAAGTTGGCTTTTCGCAACCTGCAGATCTTAAAAAGGTGCGTGATGTACTTGCCGAAAATGGTTTTGCAGATGCATCGGTACAATTGTTTGGTTCAAGCCAAGAAATTTTAGTTCGTTTAGCGCCGCGCGGCGATGACGTAAAAGCTGAAGTTATTGGTAACCAAGTTATTGCTGCACTAAAGCTAGCAGACGAAAGCGTAGTAATGCGCCGTATTGAGTTTGTTGGCCCAAGCGTAGGTGAAGATTTAAAAGAGCAGGGTGGCCTGGCCATGTTAACTGCACTTATTTGTATCTTGATTTATGTAGCGTTTCGCTTTGAATGGCGTTTTGCAGTAGGCGCTGTAAGTGGCTTAATTCACGATGTTATTATTACCGTAGGCTTATTTTCGGTATTAGGTTTAGAGTTCGATTTAACCATATTAGCGGCTATATTAGCGGTAATAGGTTACTCACTAAACGATACCATTGTAGTATCTGACCGTATTCGTGAAAACTTTCGCAAAGTGCGTATTGATGACACGATAGAAATTATCGATATGTCTTTAACACAAACGCTTAATCGTACCTTAGTAACGTCAATTACCACTATTTTAGTATTAATTGCCTTGTTTATTTGGGGCGGTCAAACCATTCATGGCTTTGCTACAGCATTGTTATTTGGTGTGTTTATTGGTACTTATTCATCTATTTACGTTGCCAGCTCAGTTGCTATTGCACTTGGCGTCAGTAAAGAAGATTTAATACCAGAAGTGATTGAAAAAGAAGGTGCTGATCTAGACGCTATGCCGTAA
- the suhB gene encoding inositol-1-monophosphatase, producing the protein MHPMLNIAVRAARNAGKIILRASEDLSKVEVQQKGTNDLVTNIDKEAEAIIRDTILRSYPDHCIVGEELGEHKGKDADYQWIVDPLDGTTNFIKGIPHFAVSIALKVKGRLDQAVIYDPIRGELFTASRGQGAQLNSKRLRVSKTVDLGGSILATGFPFKQKQHLDAYTEAFKALFIHTADIRRAGSAALDMAYVAAGRVDGFFEIGLKPWDTAAGELLVKEAGGMVVDFAGGVNYNNSGNIICGAPKLTQAIIREIRPVLTESLLR; encoded by the coding sequence ATGCATCCAATGTTAAACATTGCGGTTCGCGCTGCGCGTAACGCAGGCAAAATTATACTTCGTGCAAGTGAAGATTTATCAAAAGTTGAAGTTCAACAAAAAGGCACTAACGATTTAGTGACTAACATTGATAAAGAAGCTGAAGCTATAATTCGCGACACCATTTTACGCTCTTACCCTGATCACTGCATTGTTGGTGAAGAATTAGGCGAGCATAAAGGTAAGGATGCAGATTACCAATGGATTGTTGACCCGCTTGATGGCACAACTAACTTCATCAAGGGTATTCCTCATTTTGCGGTTTCTATCGCACTTAAAGTAAAAGGTCGTTTAGACCAAGCCGTTATTTATGATCCAATTCGTGGTGAGCTTTTCACTGCCTCTCGTGGTCAAGGCGCACAACTTAATAGCAAACGTTTACGCGTTTCTAAAACAGTTGATTTAGGCGGTTCAATCTTAGCTACTGGCTTCCCTTTCAAGCAAAAACAACACCTAGATGCATACACAGAAGCGTTTAAAGCTTTATTCATACATACAGCTGATATCCGTCGTGCGGGCTCTGCTGCGCTAGACATGGCTTATGTTGCTGCTGGACGCGTTGATGGCTTTTTCGAAATTGGTTTAAAACCTTGGGATACTGCTGCAGGCGAGCTATTAGTAAAAGAAGCAGGCGGCATGGTTGTAGATTTTGCTGGCGGCGTAAACTATAACAATAGTGGTAACATTATCTGTGGCGCACCTAAGCTAACTCAAGCAATAATTCGCGAAATTCGCCCTGTATTAACTGAGTCATTACTTCGTTAA
- a CDS encoding LiaF domain-containing protein — protein MSVKITDRPQEQVREEVIDQLIYNYSHGVISVEAFERRLDEAMATNNNEVLVSLVEDLTLNTDQQYNAQKHSQFSPNYSAQQFSQSDFTLRSILGSNERSGQWIVPKNIYLTNFMGSVVLDFTDAIFTHQEITIHVNCIFGSDEIYVPEHVNVVSKMFSIISSVENKTVALNKHQGPTIHIEGKAIMGSVEIKIKRTIKEKFISFANQLKTQLGGKSGTPM, from the coding sequence ATGAGCGTAAAAATAACAGACCGCCCGCAAGAGCAAGTGCGTGAAGAAGTGATTGATCAACTAATTTATAATTACAGCCACGGAGTTATTTCTGTAGAAGCATTTGAAAGGCGTTTAGATGAGGCAATGGCTACAAATAATAATGAAGTCCTTGTTAGCTTAGTTGAGGATTTAACCCTTAATACTGATCAGCAATATAATGCCCAAAAACATTCGCAATTTTCACCCAATTACAGCGCTCAGCAATTTAGCCAGAGTGACTTTACATTACGCAGTATTTTAGGCTCCAATGAAAGAAGTGGCCAGTGGATTGTGCCTAAAAATATTTACCTGACTAACTTTATGGGCTCGGTAGTACTTGATTTTACCGATGCTATTTTTACCCACCAAGAGATAACGATTCATGTTAACTGTATTTTTGGCAGTGATGAAATATACGTACCAGAACACGTTAATGTAGTATCAAAAATGTTTAGCATTATTAGTAGTGTTGAAAATAAAACAGTGGCACTTAACAAGCATCAAGGCCCGACCATCCATATTGAGGGAAAGGCTATTATGGGCTCGGTAGAAATAAAGATTAAGCGCACCATTAAAGAAAAATTTATTAGCTTTGCTAACCAATTAAAAACCCAACTTGGTGGTAAAAGTGGTACTCCAATGTGA
- a CDS encoding BON domain-containing protein: MKTFNKSIIAALVLGTTAMGAQASSWENESKDAWIDGKAETVLLMNTNLNNFDINTDVKNGKVILTGKVNSELDKELAEELVLSLDGVTDVDNQLTVVKNMNSKSHDNMKDDDGSGLTDAKITTVITTRYLFNSEVGGTNIDVDTDNGVVTLTGTVNSDAEKQLAVKIAKNAEDVRDVVDKLTIVAK; this comes from the coding sequence ATGAAAACATTTAACAAATCTATCATTGCGGCGTTAGTTTTAGGTACTACGGCTATGGGTGCTCAAGCGAGCAGCTGGGAAAATGAAAGTAAAGATGCTTGGATTGATGGTAAGGCTGAAACAGTACTTCTTATGAACACTAACCTCAATAACTTTGACATCAACACTGATGTAAAAAATGGCAAAGTTATACTAACAGGTAAAGTTAATAGCGAACTCGACAAAGAGTTAGCAGAAGAACTTGTACTGAGTTTAGATGGTGTAACCGATGTTGATAACCAGCTTACTGTTGTGAAAAACATGAACAGTAAAAGCCATGACAACATGAAAGATGATGATGGTAGCGGCTTAACCGACGCTAAAATTACCACAGTCATCACAACGCGTTATTTATTTAACTCAGAAGTTGGTGGTACAAACATTGATGTAGATACTGACAACGGTGTAGTTACTCTTACCGGTACAGTGAACTCAGATGCTGAAAAACAGCTTGCAGTAAAAATTGCTAAAAATGCAGAAGATGTTCGCGATGTAGTAGATAAACTAACGATAGTTGCAAAGTAA